The Hippoglossus hippoglossus isolate fHipHip1 chromosome 21, fHipHip1.pri, whole genome shotgun sequence genomic sequence GACCAATATGAAAAATGACTTCAATTGGTGACACACAAATGAACAGgaattttctaattctaattttctcttttatcattgcagataaaccaggtaggatcCTTTTGTCAAGGATTTTCATAAAATTACAGAATTTGCTTTAAACTGTGGCTTGTATACATGATTCAATGATTTAACtggtgttgttttttcattcattgcatgtcggctatttcagaggtctgttcaGCAATCAACACAATGTTCAGACccaaacttttcaaaataaaagctttgtgaATCAGCTAGATATAAAGAATTGCAGCAATAAAACGAACATTTATTCAGAAGACAACTttctaaagaggaagtgattctatgaatgttgttaaAACGACAAAGATCTTAGTTATCGCAGTTGAGGGCCTCTGTAGTTTATCTAATAACGTAGAAGACGACAATGTTCAAATGGTTAACGGACTGAAGGCACAttgccccgcccccactgccccgcccccactgactgctacagagcactgcatggtcgtctgtttattaaattagtattaatattgaatgtacaCTTGGCTTGGACTGAGGAAACTAAGAACATACGTGTGAAGCCGATTACATGAACAGTTCACatggtagacacacacacacacacacacacacacacacacacacacacacacacacacacacacacacacacacacacacacacacacacacacacacacacacacacacacacacacacacacagaaagacgtTTGAGGGAATAGTAGGTAGATAACATGTTAACTTTAGTGTGCTACAAATTCAAAgagtttttttaagttggtaaaCAATTTTTCTATTTGCAGTGAGACCTCGAATAATgttgtaaaaaacatttgtgattttctgtttgCAACAGCTGTTTAGTCATTTTTTGTACATGGCCGCACACATTTACTCACAtatgtacagacacacacgcctCCTGCTAAAGAACCGTGCTGATAGTGTCGAAGTCCTTGCTGATCTGAGAGCTGCTGGGCAGCGACTTGAGGTACTCCAGGTGCCGTCTAGCATCCTCTTGATTGTGTCTCACGTAGTAGATGACGTACGCGATCACCATGGTGAACCATCCGAACATGGTGACGAACATGGCTACGTCGGTGGTCTTGTGGTGAAAGTTGCAGAAGTTGATCCCTGAGTCCAGCACCTGGATCACCGGCTTGCCCGCGTACTCCTCCTGCACCGCCGTGTGGCACATCACCTCGTTCACGGTCTCGGGGTCCAGCCGCAGCTCCCTCAGCACCTCCTGCAGCGTGCACTCACAGTGCCACGGGTTGTTGGAGAGCCTGATCTTCGCTCGGAGTCGGGCGAAGGCCTCTTTCGGGACACTCTGGATGCGATTGTTCGACAGGTCCAGCACGAGGAGGCTGTCAGAAACGCCTTGAAATGCTCCGGCGTCCAAAGTCTCGATGTCATTGTTCGACAGGTCCACCTCCTGAAGGTAGCGCAGCTCGCTGAAGGCGTGGTTGGGGATGTGCGTGATGTGGTTGGACGCCAAGTGCAGGACGACAGTGTCACCAGGCAGATCTGTCGGGATCTTCTCCAAGTTGTGAGACACACACTGGACGACCGTCATGCCGCCCTTCTCTATGCAGTGACAACTTGTAGGGCAAGCCAGCGCCGGTGCACTTGCCATGACTAATCCAAGGAGCAAGCCCCGAACGAGGGCAAAGCCATCAAAGATCGGATGTTTCCTGGGCATATCAGGCCCGGCTAAGTCCTGCATATTCAGCAGTGACCTCCCACGAGGCCTGTCAGGCAAGAGCGATCATACTCTCACCTGTTTCTCCGCGTTAAATGGTGATAACTGCCGGGTCATTACCTTTCACCAAGACAAAAAAAGGATCAGCTTATCCTCAGAAGACATGTGGGCTCCTCACAGGATAATCCTTCAGAAGTGATTCGATAGTGTTGTTTTGAAAAAGATTTCCAAATAGCTCATCCATATATCGAGCATATTCCAGCGACAGCAGGGAACGGTAAAATCACAGAAATCTTCCAAGAGCCCGGAGCCGGAATCGACCTGTTCTGTTGGCAACTGAAAGAATAGAAGGAAAATAGTGTTATTCTTGAACAGGTAAATAGTTACTGAAAGCAGAGAGAAGGCAGTAATAGCTGGAAATGAACATTAATCAAGCTCGACAATTAACAGGAGACGGCATCTTGGCTGCTTTGTGCCTCTTTGTTTCCAATGTGGTCTCACTAGACTAAATGTGATAAACATCTATAATGATTACTGAGAAAAACCAAATCTGGCATTTGAGCATTTTGTCGTTCAATTTGTAAAAGCCTCGTCTTGTTTATGCTTGTCCTCAACACAAAGTACAAGTCATTATATCAATAACTACATTATTTCATGTCTGGACAAATCTCATCTTCTCTTGACAAGGAGGATTTTTCATCCTTTGTTTCAAGACTTGTGTGTCTCATTCATTCATGCGCACATGATTATAATagctggctgtgtgtgtgtgtgtgtgtgtgtgtgtgtgtgtgtgtgtgtgtgcgtgtgtgcatgtgtgtgtgtgtcatgcaggGATCATCACTTTACTACTGTGCACCCTCTGGTGGGCTAAAACTGATCACACACGCAACCCCTCGCTGTGCTCGCGGGCACCTGCCCCACGGAGCCACTGTCTCTCCCTcagtttccatctctctcttctttctttttttaactgtttgtcTTTGGCAAGGACTTCATAGCTCAAggccacacgcacgcacacacacacacacacacacacacacacacacacacacacacacacacacacacacacacacacacacacacacacacacacacacactttaaataagCCCCTCAGGTTGTGATAAGCTCAGCAGGAGGTGTGAACAGGATGTGGGGgggcgcacacacgcacacacacacacacacacacgcacgtacacgAGTGTGGCTGTAGTGCACCCTGCAGTGATCTTATAACACGGCCACATCATTAAACAGTTTATATTAAGGCTcacacgtggacacacacactgttcataGTGATCTGATCTTTAATAAGCGAATTGAACTGTAACACCACCAGATGTGTGCGTCAGGTTTAAAGAGAacatttcatattaaaaactaaaaactgtcACAGCCTCACATCTAATGTAGGAAAGAAGATTTCATGCACTAAATCTAAATGAGACCAATGGCACATGTGAAGTGTAGAATAAGAATAATTTC encodes the following:
- the lrrc3 gene encoding leucine-rich repeat-containing protein 3; the protein is MQDLAGPDMPRKHPIFDGFALVRGLLLGLVMASAPALACPTSCHCIEKGGMTVVQCVSHNLEKIPTDLPGDTVVLHLASNHITHIPNHAFSELRYLQEVDLSNNDIETLDAGAFQGVSDSLLVLDLSNNRIQSVPKEAFARLRAKIRLSNNPWHCECTLQEVLRELRLDPETVNEVMCHTAVQEEYAGKPVIQVLDSGINFCNFHHKTTDVAMFVTMFGWFTMVIAYVIYYVRHNQEDARRHLEYLKSLPSSSQISKDFDTISTVL